In one window of Tubulanus polymorphus chromosome 3, tnTubPoly1.2, whole genome shotgun sequence DNA:
- the LOC141902187 gene encoding ferredoxin-fold anticodon-binding domain-containing protein 1-like: MASGDEYILLVGEGNFSFAVSFIQQLGKHQRLIATSFDSFDAVVKKYHQQKAVENIDFVVKKGGVVLHDVDATNLQNHTELKKLRFSTIKFNFPHVGGKSNIKKNRQLLKDFFQSAVLLLRGDGCIEVALVNGQGGTPADNPVREWGNCWQVVSMAAYSQLILVSALPFNDFSFTEYISTGFRNQNKSFHTERGINHMFIKSEINEICEKPSQEVEISGVRYSCLPFIAQIIHRINHNDLIPEFMLSVEQDVLYSLRDYYPDLSEIPKNEARVLFPIDGVRVNDVNEDDNDSYILVESESTRTEIASEEILTRENVLSQLKLMHLDEMRRGKCFNYRQTLSENLSELNATSRLRILTGVGLRRCVIGTNASPVAYEMLGLLKIGASEEAVVDSSANELKSILKSIVDQLLNTGAVSIEWSPVQEDSPYKSYLFVQTEQNSREILATVDSTRADDGDSVVVYFLLNVDTLTKLIYEIHDRRTLWSSVFARAYRDSTIEAGVEKLRLDSRSKFVPDRTKVSLYPSLWVHDISFWLNDAREFDVKSFCDVVRCIADDNVKSVELFDVYRSADGRRARGYRMSFQSCDKSLSYLLSHSMQSRIRLLAVDVLGVSFLNK, from the exons ATGGCGTCTGGTGATGAATATATTCTACTGGTTGGCGAGGGAAATTTCTCGTTTGCCGTGTCATTTATTCAACAACTAGGAAAACATCAACGCTTGATCGCCACAAGTTTCGATAGTTTCGATGCCGTTGTGAAGAAATATCACCAGCAAAAAGCAGTTGAGAATATCGATTTTGTCGTTAAGAAGG ggGGCGTAGTGTTGCACGACGTGGACGCTACTAATCTACAAAATCATACGGAATTGAAGAAACTCCGATTTTCGACGATCAAGTTTAATTTTCCCCACGTCGGCGGAAAGTCCAACATCAAGAAAAATCGCCAGCTACTGAAAGATTTCTTTCAAAG TGCTGTGTTGCTTTTGCGTGGTGATGGGTGTATTGAGGTTGCCCTGGTTAACGGGCAAGGCGGTACCCCTGCTGATAATCCCGTACGCGAATGGGGTAATTGTTGGCAGGTCGTTTCTATGGCGGCGTATTCGCAATTGATACTCGTGTCGGCTTTACCGTTTAATGATTTTAGTTTTACCGAATACATCTCTACTGGCTTCAG aaaccaaaacaaatcatttcacaCAGAGCGTGGCATCAATCACATGTTTATAAAATCGGAAATCAACGAAATCTGTGAAAAACCGTCGCAAGAAGTAGAAATATCTGGAGTGAGATATTCCTGTCTACCGTTCATAGCTCAAATAATACATCG AATTAACCACAACGACTTGATACCGGAATTCATGTTATCGGTCGAACAAGATGTTTTGTATTCGTTACGGGATTATTATCCCGATTTGTCGGAAATTCCCAAAAATGAAGCGCGCGTCCTGTTCCCGATTGATGGTGTACGCGTTAACGATGTTAACGAAGACGACAACGATAGCTACATTCTAGTCGAATCAGAATCGACTCGGACGGAGATCGCGTCCGAAGAAATACTAACGCGAGAAAACGTGTTGTCGcaattaaaactgatgcaTCTAGACGAAATGCGGCGtggaaaatgtttcaattaccGACAAACTCTCTCGGAGAATCTATCCGAATTGAACGCTACTTCGCGTTTACGAATATTAACAGGCGTCGGTTTACGCCGGTGCGTCATCGGAACAAACGCTAGCCCGGTCGCTTACGAAATGTTAGGGCTTCTGAAAATCGGCGCTTCAGAGGAAGCCGTCGTCGATAGCTCCGCGAATGAActgaaatcgattttaaaaAGTATCGTCGACCAATTATTGAATACCGGTGCTGTTAGCATAGAATGGAGTCCAGTCCAAGAGGATAGTCCGTATAAGTCATACTTATTTGTTCAAACGGAACAGAATTCGCGAGAGATTTTAGCTACGGTCGATTCAACTCGCGCGGACGATGGTGACTCGGTCGTCGTTTATTTCCTATTGAACGTCGATACTTTAACGAAATTAATCTACGAAATTCACGATCGCCGAACTTTATGGTCGAGCGTTTTCGCGAGGGCGTATCGCGATTCGACGATCGAAGCTGGTGTCGAAAAACTGCGGTTAGACTCGCGTTCGAAGTTCGTTCCCGATCGAACGAAGGTTAGTTTGTACCCATCGTTGTGGGTGCACGACATCAGTTTCTGGTTGAACGACGCTCGAGAATTCGACGTGAAATCGTTTTGCGACGTCGTACGATGTATCGCCGACGACAACGTGAAATCGGTCGAGTTGTTCGACGTTTATCGGTCGGCGGACGGGCGACGCGCCCGCGGATATCGAATGTCCTTTCAATCGTGCGATAAATCGTTATCTTACCTTTTATCGCATTCGATGCAAAGTCGAATCAGACTTTTAGCCGTGGATGTTTTAGGTGTTAGTTTTTTGaacaaatga
- the LOC141901090 gene encoding uncharacterized protein LOC141901090, translating to MALSGFIVSFSSFISEPGLLCDSQRHIGAVTRISRVEDTQLNRSTITRTAIRQKVDDLVVKSSTIVEDFRTTEDDVDLLDIYIEQITEKLSRLEKLDLTIEDLTPLTHLSDTIQEAEDFRSSVIEKRGRIIRFVEKATHTTQPHNSSMNNSGASATPFRPNKVNLPKLTLAKFDGDLLKWQEFIDGFNSAANDDPNLDDVVKFQYLRAQLNGEAYRTIEGLALTASNYANALQRPTEDMQSLMEFSDKLETYIRGLSALGKNEDSYGDLLTPIILDKLPGMIRRQITRDNNGANWNLQSLRDALSREITAFQAGVSVYPETAHLGTTSAFHVGNAIKRKPLKCTFCKGTHFASDCVLVTEPEKRLDIVKRDKLCYNCMGTHRSRDCKSKNTCKKCRGKHHTLLCGSSLTETREISTKDRPQNGSRSDSHDIKTVHQTYAGAQQPRPDGPILLKTAVAEIFSPSTSANNRSNGRKINILLDEGSHRSFITTRISVSLNLPHLGQEEINLATFGEQLAGRRLLQRTNFNIASSEGSPILIKALVIPTISTPISNLVNNKVLDLPHLRNLTLAEQPSSITGDFDIDVLIGADYYWSIVGDNTVKGYGPTAVSSRIGYLLSGPIPTTPYSPDDGRYTAKLPWKESHAPLPDNRHVAEARTRSMIRRLSAEMRTVYDTIIEEQLSRDFIEDVTHDTSSIGHYLPHRGVKKDSTTTPLRIVFDCSCRVGSEPSLNDCLETGPPLLNDLVSILLRFRLYSTGISTDIEKAFLQIRLHEHDRKYTKFLWLTDPNDPESDFKVLQFKSILDCVIWRARME from the exons ATGGCTTTATCAGGGTTCATAGTG TCTTTCTCTTCTTTTATCTCCGAACCTGGTCTTCTTTGTGACTCGCAACGCCACATTGGTGCCGTGACCAGGATCAGCCGAGTGGAGGATACTCAACTGAACCGGTCGACAATCACACGAACTGCAATCAGGCAGAAAGTTGATGATCTCGTCGTGAAATCGTCAACAATCGTCGAAGATTTTCGAACGACCGAAGACGATGTAGATTTACTAGATATTTACATCGAGCAGATCACAGAAAAGTTAAGTCGACTAGAGAAGCTAGACTTGACGATCGAGGACCTAACTCCTTTAACGCATCTTTCAGACACGATTCAAGAAGCAGAGGACTTCAGATCTAGCGTCATTGAAAAACGCggccgaataatccgatttgtAGAAAAGGCGACGCACACAACGCAACCTCATAATTCTTCGATGAACAATTCCGGTGCTTCTGCGACGCCATTTCGCCCGAACAAGGTAAATCTACCTAAACTTACGCTCGCAAAATTCGACGGCGATTTACTCAAATGGCAGGAATTCATAGACGGATTCAATTCAGCGGCCAACGACGACCCGAATCTCGACGACGTCGTTAAGTTCCAATACTTACGCGCACAACTTAACGGCGAAGCTTACAGAACGATCGAGGGTCTGGCCCTCACCGCGTCGAATTATGCGAACGCACTTCAA CGACCGACAGAAGACATGCAGAGTCTGATGGAATTTTCGGACAAACTGGAAACATATATCCGAGGACTAAGTGCGCTCGGAAAAAACGAAGATAGCTACGGAGATTTGTTGACTCCGATTATCTTAGATAAACTGCCTGGGATGATACGACGACAGATAACGAGGGATAATAACGGCGCGAATTGGAATCTCCAGTCGTTGCGAGATGCCCTTTCGAGAGAGATAACAGCGTTCCAGGCAGGAGTTTCAGTGTACCCAGAAACTGCTCACCTGGGTACCACGTCAGCGTTCCACGTGGGCAATGCGATCAAGAGAAAACCATTAAAATGTACATTTTGTAAAGGGACACATTTCGCGTCAGATTGTGTTCTTGTAACCGAACCAGAGAAACGCCTGGATATCGTTAAACGTGATAAACTTTGTTATAATTGCATGGGCACTCATCGTTCTCGGGACTGTAAATCCAAGAACACATGTAAAAAGTGCAGAGGGAAACATCACACGTTACTATGTGGTTCCTCCCTTACAGAAACGCGCGAGATTTCTACGAAAGATCGACCACAAAACGGAAGCAGAAGCGATTCTCACGATATAAAAACTGTTCATCAAACGTATGCCGGCGCCCAACAACCACGACCAGATGGGCCCATACTTCTTAAAACAGCTGTGGCGGAGATTTTTTCGCCATCAACTTCCGCTAATAACCGCTCGAATGGTCgtaagataaacattttactGGACGAAGGCAGCCATAGATCGTTTATCACGACGCGAATTTCTGTCAGCTTAAATCTCCCACATCTGGGCCAAGAGGAAATCAATCTAGCGACGTTCGGAGAACAACTGGCCGGTCGGCGATTACTTCAAAGAACGAACTTTAACATCGCGTCATCAGAGGGTTCACCGATACTAATTAAAGCCCTCGTGATACCGACCATCTCCACGCCAATCAGCAATCTTGTAAACAATAAAGTTTTGGATCTTCCGCATCTGCGAAACCTAACTCTAGCGGAACAGCCATCATCAATAACCGGCGACTTTGATATCGATGTATTAATTGGCGCCGATTACTACTGGTCTATAGTCGGCGATAATACCGTGAAGGGCTACGGCCCGACTGCCGTTTCATCACGTATAGGGTATCTCTTATCAGGGCCCATACCAACCACACCTTACTCACCGGA CGATGGACGCTATACTGCGAAACTACCTTGGAAAGAAAGCCACGCCCCCTTGCCGGACAACAGACACGTGGCCGAAGCACGGACTCGCAGTATGATACGCCGTTTATCCGCAGAAATGAGAACCGTATACGATACAATAATTGAAGAACAACTGTCGCGTGATTTCATAGAGGATGTAACACATGACACCTCTAGTATCGGACACTATTTACCCCACCGAGGAGTAAAAAAGGACTCTACTACCACGCCCCTCAGAATCGTTTTCGACTGCAGTTGTAGAGTCGGAAGCGAACCGTCGTTGAATGATTGCTTGGAAACTGGACCCCCGCTCCTAAACGATTTGGTATCTATATTGTTGCGATTTCGATTGTACTCTACGGGAATATCCACCGATATCGAAAAGGCATTTTTACAAATAAGACTCCACGAACACGATCGGAAGTATACCAAATTCTTGTGGTTAACCGACCCGAATGATCCAGAAAGCGATTTCAAAGTACTTCAGTTTAAAAGTATCCT AGACTGCGTAATTTGGCGAGCTCGGATGGAGTAG